From Fundidesulfovibrio terrae, a single genomic window includes:
- a CDS encoding PAS domain-containing hybrid sensor histidine kinase/response regulator codes for MNRHGAHDYFNNAWLEFTGSTLERETRGGWMERIHPEDLDAYREKLSQSFNNHSPFETRFRLQRSDGEWRWITDLGRPFRDGQGDFAGLIGCSFDITERIEQERSLTEAKSRAEAAGEAKSQFLANISHEVRTPLNGIMGMLEALAESSPSAQQAEYIETASQSARQLLGLLNDLLDLARIEAGNLPLHPSLINVGELIRRGTAPFAHEARGLGISLTVEVCAELDSLLFPLDEVRMRQLLFNLLGNALKFTKFGGTVAVSAFLAGTQAARKLVVVVSDTGIGIPGDKLAAIFDPFVQAMGALTREHGGAGLGLSIVRKLVRMMEGAACVSSEPGQGTDFAFSIPVEPGEVRPSEAAAEPAAPQITLPPLKALLVEDDRVNQLTARRMLEKLGMSVDMAENGQQALDAVSRFQFDIVFMDLQMPVMDGLSATRAIREREGAAGGPRLPIVAMTAHAMKGDREMCLEAGMDEYVPKPLEKNALALAARTALDKRTG; via the coding sequence ATGAACAGACACGGGGCACACGACTATTTCAACAACGCTTGGCTCGAATTCACCGGTTCCACCCTGGAACGGGAAACCCGGGGCGGCTGGATGGAACGGATTCATCCGGAAGACCTGGACGCATACAGGGAAAAGCTCAGCCAAAGCTTTAACAACCACTCGCCGTTCGAAACCCGGTTCCGCCTGCAGCGCAGCGACGGAGAGTGGCGTTGGATAACCGATCTCGGGCGTCCTTTCCGCGACGGGCAGGGGGATTTCGCCGGCCTCATCGGCTGCAGTTTCGACATCACCGAGCGCATCGAGCAGGAACGCTCCCTGACCGAGGCCAAATCCAGGGCCGAGGCCGCCGGAGAAGCCAAGAGCCAGTTCCTGGCCAACATCAGTCACGAAGTGCGCACCCCCTTAAACGGCATCATGGGCATGCTCGAAGCCCTCGCCGAATCCTCCCCCTCGGCGCAGCAGGCCGAATACATCGAAACGGCCTCGCAATCGGCCAGGCAGCTCCTGGGCTTGCTCAACGACCTGCTGGACCTGGCCAGGATCGAAGCGGGCAACCTGCCCCTGCATCCGAGCCTCATCAACGTGGGGGAACTGATCCGCCGGGGCACGGCCCCCTTCGCCCACGAGGCCCGCGGCCTGGGTATTTCCCTCACGGTGGAGGTCTGCGCCGAACTGGATTCCCTGCTCTTCCCGCTGGACGAAGTCAGGATGCGCCAGTTGCTGTTCAACCTTTTGGGCAACGCCCTCAAATTCACCAAATTCGGCGGAACGGTTGCCGTGAGCGCCTTCCTGGCCGGGACGCAGGCCGCCCGGAAGCTGGTGGTCGTGGTCTCCGACACGGGCATCGGCATCCCCGGCGACAAGCTCGCGGCCATATTCGATCCGTTCGTGCAGGCCATGGGCGCGCTCACCCGCGAACACGGTGGCGCCGGCCTTGGCCTGTCCATCGTGCGCAAGCTGGTGCGCATGATGGAGGGCGCGGCGTGCGTGAGCAGCGAACCGGGCCAGGGAACCGATTTCGCGTTCAGCATCCCTGTGGAACCGGGGGAGGTTCGCCCTTCTGAGGCCGCGGCCGAACCTGCGGCTCCCCAAATTACCCTCCCTCCCCTCAAGGCCCTGCTGGTGGAGGACGACCGGGTCAACCAGCTGACCGCCCGGCGCATGCTTGAAAAGCTCGGCATGAGCGTGGACATGGCCGAAAACGGCCAGCAAGCCCTGGACGCCGTATCCCGGTTCCAGTTCGACATCGTGTTCATGGACCTGCAAATGCCGGTGATGGACGGGCTTTCCGCCACCCGGGCCATCCGGGAACGTGAGGGCGCGGCGGGCGGGCCCCGTCTGCCCATCGTGGCCATGACCGCCCACGCCATGAAAGGCGACCGGGAGATGTGTCTGGAGGCGGGGATGGACGAATACGTGCCCAAACCCCTGGAAAAGAACGCCCTGGCCCTGGCGGCACGGACCGCGTTGGACAAGAGGACCGGCTGA
- the cimA gene encoding citramalate synthase yields the protein MKVQIYDTTLRDGAQAVDINLTAEDKMRIALKLDELGVDFIEGGWPGSNPTDKRFFEDIQGYALKHSRIAAFGSTHNAKNAAETDPNLKALVASKATALTIFGKSWDRHAVEALHVELPRNLELIENSLAYLRPHCQDLFFDAEHFFDGFRANRDYALECLKRAHQAGADVLVLCDTNGGTLPCDIRKICDAVLKAVPLARIGIHAHNDTDMAVANSLMAVQAGATQVQGTMNGFGERCGNANLCSIIPTMELKLKKQALPKGNLPLITEASRFIDEVANRVPFARQPYVGESAFTHKAGIHVAAVVKNSSLYEHIDPEKVGNTRQVVLSDMAGQSNILFKAKEYGIPLEKGSPETLDILREVKEQEAAGFEYSAAEASFELLMRRALGTTRRYFSLVKYRVLDWKQADCEEPLAEATVMVQVGGNVEHTASAGLGPVNALDNALRKALSRFYPRIAEIRLLDFKVRVLNSKTKHDTGTASNVRVLITSGDLHDTWTTVGVSHNIIQASWQALEDSVNYKLMKEDRKKLAGC from the coding sequence GTGAAGGTTCAGATATACGATACGACCCTGCGTGACGGGGCCCAGGCCGTGGACATCAACCTCACGGCCGAGGACAAGATGCGCATCGCGCTCAAGCTCGACGAGCTGGGCGTGGACTTCATCGAGGGCGGCTGGCCCGGGTCCAATCCCACCGACAAGCGCTTCTTCGAGGATATCCAGGGCTACGCCCTCAAGCATTCGCGCATCGCCGCCTTCGGCTCCACCCACAACGCCAAGAACGCGGCTGAGACCGATCCCAACCTGAAGGCCCTGGTGGCCAGCAAAGCAACGGCCCTGACCATCTTCGGCAAATCCTGGGACCGCCACGCCGTTGAGGCCCTGCACGTGGAGCTGCCGCGAAACCTGGAACTCATCGAGAACTCCCTGGCCTACTTGAGGCCCCATTGCCAGGATCTCTTCTTCGACGCCGAACATTTCTTCGACGGATTCCGGGCCAACCGCGACTACGCCCTGGAATGCCTCAAGCGCGCCCATCAGGCGGGCGCGGACGTGCTGGTGCTCTGCGACACCAACGGCGGCACCCTGCCCTGCGACATCCGAAAGATATGCGACGCGGTGCTCAAGGCCGTGCCCCTGGCCAGAATCGGCATCCACGCCCACAATGACACGGACATGGCCGTAGCCAACTCGCTCATGGCCGTGCAGGCCGGGGCCACCCAGGTCCAGGGCACCATGAACGGCTTCGGCGAGCGTTGCGGCAACGCCAACCTGTGCTCCATCATCCCCACTATGGAGCTCAAGCTGAAAAAGCAGGCCCTGCCCAAGGGCAACCTGCCGCTCATCACCGAGGCTTCGCGGTTCATCGACGAGGTGGCCAACAGGGTGCCGTTCGCCCGCCAGCCCTACGTGGGCGAGTCAGCCTTCACCCACAAAGCTGGCATCCACGTGGCCGCAGTGGTCAAGAATTCGAGCCTTTACGAGCACATCGATCCGGAAAAGGTCGGCAATACCCGCCAGGTGGTTCTCTCGGACATGGCCGGGCAGTCCAACATCCTGTTCAAGGCCAAGGAGTATGGCATCCCCCTGGAAAAGGGCTCGCCCGAGACCCTGGACATCCTGCGCGAGGTCAAGGAGCAGGAGGCCGCCGGCTTCGAATACTCCGCAGCCGAGGCGTCCTTCGAGCTGCTCATGCGCCGCGCCCTGGGCACCACGCGCCGTTATTTCTCCCTGGTGAAATACCGCGTGCTGGACTGGAAGCAGGCCGACTGCGAGGAGCCCCTGGCCGAGGCCACGGTCATGGTCCAGGTGGGCGGCAACGTGGAGCACACGGCCTCGGCGGGCCTGGGCCCCGTGAACGCCCTGGACAACGCCCTGCGCAAGGCCCTTTCACGCTTCTACCCGCGCATCGCCGAGATCAGGCTTCTGGACTTCAAGGTGCGCGTGCTCAACTCCAAGACCAAGCACGACACCGGCACCGCGTCCAACGTGCGCGTGCTCATCACCTCCGGAGACCTGCACGATACCTGGACCACCGTGGGCGTCTCACACAACATCATCCAAGCCAGCTGGCAGGCCCTGGAAGATTCGGTCAACTACAAGCTCATGAAGGAAGACCGGAAGAAATTGGCCGGATGCTGA
- a CDS encoding aspartate kinase, translating to MKIMVQKYGGTSVAGLERMRKVLSRVKKGIDEGYKMIVVLSAMSGETNKLIGLAKEFTATPDPEEMDALVANGENVSIALFSMLAKSEGIKAKSLQAWQIPISTTDAYMKARIISIDDKRLKVMLEENDVLVVAGFQGVDCKGRVTTLGRGGSDTTGVALAAAIKADVCEIYTDVDGVFTTDPRVCSAARKLDLISYDEMLELASSGSKVLQIRSVEFAKKFNVPVRVRSTFTDDPGTLVTQEDAMMEDLVISGIAFDRDQCRVTVYKVKDKPGVAAAIFGSIAEKRILVDMIIQNTSHDGYTDMTFTVSKGDLEQTMAILDGVQKDIGAESVQYDTNVAKVSVVGVGMRNHSGVASTMFKALHDENINIKLIATSEIKITCLIDEKYVELAVRALHTAFGLDKGQQAAC from the coding sequence ATGAAAATCATGGTTCAGAAGTACGGCGGCACATCCGTCGCCGGACTGGAACGGATGAGGAAGGTGCTCTCGAGGGTCAAGAAGGGCATCGACGAAGGCTACAAGATGATCGTTGTACTCTCGGCCATGTCCGGCGAGACCAACAAGCTCATCGGCCTGGCCAAGGAATTTACGGCGACCCCGGACCCAGAGGAGATGGACGCCCTGGTGGCCAACGGCGAAAACGTGTCCATCGCGCTCTTCTCCATGCTGGCCAAATCCGAGGGGATCAAGGCCAAGTCGCTGCAGGCGTGGCAGATTCCCATCTCCACCACCGACGCCTACATGAAGGCCCGCATCATCAGCATCGACGACAAAAGACTTAAAGTGATGCTCGAAGAAAACGATGTTCTGGTGGTGGCCGGTTTCCAGGGCGTGGACTGCAAGGGGCGCGTCACGACCCTCGGCCGAGGCGGTTCCGACACCACCGGCGTGGCCCTGGCCGCCGCCATCAAGGCCGACGTGTGCGAGATCTACACCGACGTGGACGGCGTGTTCACCACCGACCCCCGCGTGTGCTCCGCAGCCCGCAAGCTCGACCTCATCTCCTACGACGAGATGCTGGAGCTGGCCAGCTCCGGCTCCAAGGTGCTCCAGATCAGGAGCGTTGAGTTCGCCAAGAAATTCAACGTGCCCGTGCGGGTGCGTTCCACCTTTACCGACGACCCGGGTACCCTGGTCACCCAGGAGGACGCTATGATGGAAGATCTCGTGATTTCCGGCATCGCCTTTGACCGCGACCAGTGCCGGGTTACCGTGTACAAGGTCAAGGACAAGCCCGGCGTGGCCGCCGCCATCTTCGGTTCCATCGCCGAGAAGCGCATCCTGGTGGACATGATCATCCAGAACACCAGCCACGACGGCTACACCGACATGACCTTCACCGTCTCCAAGGGCGACCTGGAACAGACCATGGCCATCCTGGACGGCGTGCAGAAGGACATCGGCGCGGAGTCCGTACAGTACGACACCAATGTGGCCAAAGTGTCCGTGGTGGGCGTGGGCATGCGCAACCACTCGGGCGTGGCCTCCACCATGTTCAAGGCCCTGCACGACGAGAACATCAACATCAAGCTCATCGCCACCTCCGAGATCAAGATTACCTGCCTGATCGACGAGAAGTACGTGGAGCTGGCCGTGCGCGCCCTGCACACCGCCTTTGGCCTCGACAAGGGCCAACAGGCCGCCTGCTGA
- the tsaE gene encoding tRNA (adenosine(37)-N6)-threonylcarbamoyltransferase complex ATPase subunit type 1 TsaE, with protein sequence MSGLFLPDEAATLALGRAMALSLPEGWDNPVALLRAGLGSGKTTLARGFVSALPGGQDSEVASPSFNLANVYPTHPQVVHIDLYRLGEGFLDASLEELLEASPGQGGRILLVEWAEYLPEGLRPVSWLQVNLVESGQGREATLEPHGPQAAVWLERTLSTYLQSGKS encoded by the coding sequence GTGTCCGGGCTCTTCCTGCCGGACGAGGCGGCCACTCTGGCACTGGGCCGGGCCATGGCGCTTTCGCTGCCGGAAGGATGGGATAACCCCGTTGCACTCTTGCGCGCGGGGCTCGGTTCGGGCAAAACAACCCTTGCCCGAGGATTCGTCTCGGCGCTGCCCGGTGGTCAGGACTCCGAAGTCGCAAGCCCCAGCTTCAACCTGGCCAATGTCTACCCGACCCATCCTCAGGTGGTGCACATCGACCTGTACCGCCTGGGCGAGGGTTTCCTGGACGCCAGTCTGGAAGAACTCCTGGAAGCGAGCCCCGGCCAGGGCGGGCGGATACTACTTGTGGAATGGGCCGAATATTTGCCCGAGGGCCTGCGTCCCGTGAGCTGGCTCCAGGTGAATCTGGTCGAATCCGGCCAAGGCCGCGAGGCCACGCTCGAACCCCACGGTCCCCAAGCGGCCGTCTGGCTTGAGCGCACCCTTTCAACCTACTTACAGAGCGGCAAGTCATGA
- a CDS encoding CBS domain-containing protein has protein sequence MLQAKHIMTTPVITFFPETPISEAAKTLLEKHINGCPVVDASGALVGILCQSDLVAQQKKLSLPTVFTLLDGLVPMTSMSDLDREMEKIAAITVSQAMSQDPEFVNPETPIEDIASLMVDRGFHTLPVVEAGKVAGVIGLEDILRTVTGQK, from the coding sequence ATGTTACAAGCAAAACATATCATGACCACACCGGTCATCACCTTCTTCCCGGAAACCCCCATCTCCGAGGCGGCCAAGACGCTTCTGGAGAAGCACATCAACGGCTGCCCCGTGGTGGACGCCAGCGGCGCCCTCGTGGGCATCCTGTGCCAGTCGGACCTGGTGGCCCAGCAGAAGAAGCTCTCGCTGCCCACGGTCTTCACCCTGCTCGACGGCCTGGTCCCCATGACCTCCATGAGCGACCTGGATCGCGAGATGGAAAAGATCGCGGCCATCACCGTGTCCCAAGCCATGAGCCAGGACCCTGAGTTCGTGAATCCCGAAACCCCCATCGAGGACATCGCCAGCCTCATGGTCGACCGGGGCTTCCACACCCTGCCGGTGGTCGAAGCGGGCAAAGTGGCGGGCGTGATCGGCCTGGAGGACATCCTGCGCACGGTCACGGGCCAGAAATAG
- a CDS encoding sulfite exporter TauE/SafE family protein, whose translation MKTLALVLVLAAAMCALLHEPAMADKLADAIGEATAAGKVDPAQPAGFLGIPGGPHLAWWAGLLWAVWVGWIFSTVGAFGGIMAAIGHMTVFGLGGYAKSFGKGLKLNKIVTDSIRTSNQYLVGTSAGFSTYNYWKMGRLVLPLGLALGIGTIVSSYLVPMLTAGKINLSSYQGYFGLFVLVLGAYLIYEVTPAGKAKKKAASAAAKAFQESVKKGGDLTEQGVKIKSFTFSKCVFTFFGVEFSFNPIVPVLGAFVIGAIASFLGVGGGFLLVPFLTSVAGLPMYLVAGTSAMGVFVGMVTSIFSYMMQGTPIAWSFIGAEMVGILLGSFIGPRTSKYIPDTVLKVIFIVLALYTGIDYILRGFYGIVIIGS comes from the coding sequence ATGAAGACGCTTGCACTTGTGCTCGTCCTGGCAGCGGCCATGTGCGCCCTGCTGCATGAACCCGCCATGGCGGACAAACTGGCCGACGCCATCGGGGAAGCCACAGCTGCGGGCAAGGTCGATCCCGCCCAGCCGGCCGGATTCCTGGGCATCCCCGGCGGCCCTCACCTCGCCTGGTGGGCCGGGCTGCTCTGGGCCGTGTGGGTCGGGTGGATCTTCTCCACCGTGGGCGCTTTCGGCGGCATCATGGCCGCCATCGGCCACATGACCGTGTTCGGCCTCGGCGGCTACGCCAAGAGCTTCGGCAAGGGCCTCAAGCTGAACAAGATCGTCACGGACTCCATCCGCACCTCGAACCAGTACCTGGTGGGCACCTCGGCCGGCTTCTCCACCTACAACTACTGGAAGATGGGCCGCCTGGTGCTGCCCCTGGGCCTGGCCCTGGGCATCGGCACCATCGTCAGCTCCTATCTTGTTCCCATGCTGACCGCCGGGAAGATCAACCTGAGCTCTTACCAGGGCTATTTCGGCCTCTTCGTGCTGGTTCTGGGCGCGTATCTGATCTATGAAGTCACGCCTGCGGGCAAGGCCAAGAAGAAAGCCGCCTCGGCCGCGGCCAAGGCCTTCCAGGAGAGCGTGAAGAAGGGCGGCGACCTCACCGAACAGGGCGTGAAGATCAAGAGCTTCACCTTCTCCAAGTGCGTGTTCACCTTCTTCGGGGTGGAATTCAGCTTCAATCCCATCGTTCCGGTCCTCGGCGCATTCGTGATCGGGGCCATCGCCTCCTTCCTGGGCGTGGGCGGCGGTTTCCTGCTGGTGCCGTTCCTGACCTCCGTGGCCGGCCTGCCCATGTACCTTGTGGCAGGCACCTCGGCCATGGGCGTGTTCGTGGGCATGGTGACCTCCATTTTCTCCTACATGATGCAGGGCACGCCCATCGCGTGGTCCTTCATCGGCGCGGAGATGGTGGGCATCCTCCTCGGTTCGTTCATCGGCCCCCGGACCTCCAAGTACATCCCGGACACTGTCCTGAAGGTCATCTTCATCGTGCTGGCCCTCTACACCGGCATTGATTACATCCTGCGCGGCTTCTACGGCATCGTGATCATCGGCTCATAA